Proteins found in one Holophagales bacterium genomic segment:
- a CDS encoding orotate phosphoribosyltransferase: protein MNASEALRHFEETEALLTGHFKLSSGLHSDKYLQCAKVLQWPARASALGAALGEALAPLGIDAVVSPAMGGLIIGHEVGRALARRAIFAERVEGSFAFRRGLGLEPGEKVVVVEDVVTTGGSTREVLALVRSLGAEPVACAAVVDRRGPSAGGGTQSLEGLPFRSVLRMEVPTWDEASCPYCQRGQEIVSPGSRRLSSVKAAG, encoded by the coding sequence ATGAACGCCAGCGAAGCGCTCCGTCACTTCGAGGAGACCGAAGCCCTTCTCACGGGCCACTTCAAGCTCTCCTCCGGCCTCCATTCCGACAAGTACCTCCAGTGCGCGAAGGTCCTCCAGTGGCCCGCTCGCGCCAGCGCCCTCGGCGCCGCGCTCGGGGAGGCCCTCGCGCCGCTCGGGATCGACGCGGTCGTCTCCCCGGCGATGGGGGGGCTCATCATCGGCCACGAGGTGGGGCGCGCTCTCGCGCGCCGGGCGATCTTCGCCGAGCGGGTCGAGGGGTCCTTCGCCTTCCGGCGCGGCCTGGGCCTCGAGCCGGGCGAGAAGGTCGTCGTCGTCGAGGACGTCGTGACGACGGGAGGCTCGACGCGCGAGGTCCTCGCGCTCGTGAGGAGCCTCGGGGCCGAGCCGGTCGCCTGCGCCGCGGTCGTCGACCGCAGGGGCCCGTCGGCCGGCGGCGGCACCCAGAGCCTCGAAGGGCTGCCGTTCCGGTCGGTCCTCAGGATGGAGGTCCCGACGTGGGACGAGGCCTCCTGCCCCTACTGCCAGCGCGGCCAGGAGATCGTCTCCCCCGGCTCTCGGCGTCTCTCGTCGGTCAAGGCCGCGGGCTGA